A genomic window from Mobula hypostoma chromosome 14, sMobHyp1.1, whole genome shotgun sequence includes:
- the LOC134356257 gene encoding cytochrome b-245 light chain yields the protein MGKIEWAMWANEQALASGLIMLIGGIVGVAGQFKRWEFAAYGIAAGVFVMLLEYPRGKRSKGTTMERPGQRFLAAVVNLFGPLTRNYYVRAILHACLAVPGGFMLPTVLGTVNLGIASLIYLLAAVRKEEWSPIHSQQSGNLQAGVSIHQPPTNPPPRPPADHRRKLADNAAGATPTHN from the exons ATGGGGAAGATCGAGTGGGCTATGTGGGCAAACGAGCAGGCATTGGCCTCCGGCCTCA TTATGTTGATCGGCGGTATAGTGGGAGTGGCCGGGCAGTTTAAAAGATGGGAGTTTGCTGCGTATGGCAT tgctgcaggAGTTTTTGTAATGTTACTGGAATATCCCCGAGGGAAAAGGAGCAAAGGCACCACCATGGAGAGACC ggGTCAGCGCTTTCTGGCAGCTGTTGTGAACTTGTTTGGACCTTTGACCCGGAATTACTACGTCCGTGCTATTCTTCATGCATG CCTTGCCGTGCCTGGAGGATTTATGTTGCCCACAGTTCTTGGCACCGTAAACCTGGGCATTGCCAGTCTCATTTATCTCCTT GCTGCTGTACGAAAGGAGGAATGGAGCCCCATCCATTCACAACAGTCTGGAAATTTACAGGCTGGAGTAAGTATTCATCAGCCCCCCACAAATCCTCCACCTCGGCCACCTGCAGACCATCGAAGGAAACTAGCGGACAATGCAGCAGGTGCCACACCAACACACAACTGA